A region from the Anaerolineae bacterium genome encodes:
- a CDS encoding tetratricopeptide repeat protein, with product MALEDRIRLPALNLIHRRARLLDTLAGFIEAHYRLITVYAPGGYGKSILLADFAQTTDLPVCWCSLEPADRDPTSFLTLLAYSITDRFHEIEPDRLLKVVQQGDTQVSIRHLADLLANVGPHLIIIDDYHKAVSAGMTLALNRLLEQLPSTSTMIVAARGDMALETGQIIDLLIAEQATGLSEEELRFTPAELQRVMRKRFGRQIDLATAAEIAQATDGNIAQILLTGHLMHADELLGRLGQRLGDDREVIYDYLATEVFDKQPPELQRFMLRTAILPEMTAELCNELLEITDAHTYLEQLIRRDLFITQVGVGFRYHDLFAEFLQTKLAEDEQLYGQISVKAGHLLTARSRFEEAAALYLSVQAWDETVTLLENRGGFFYDTGRALTLHNWLAQIPKQELNQRPRLLLLQGRVLANDLSKPEAAQTLFKQAAQQFSRQDDLIGAAEAEVWQSVSLRMMGQAEESLALVSKGLAQLDALDAEKRVIAWATRYRGIAYGVSGKVPESISDLYQALALFERIGDTYNIGICHHDIGISLERQGHVDGAINHFRQAIQIWETLGNGNDLARSLNSLGVSLQMLGHYDEALERFNESIEIALRIGAISRAAYAQASIGDVYLACQKYELSDEAFTKSTELARQVGAKSLEIYNVVKQGECLFQQQQLDQALSLSISAQHHAAENGLNFEKGLACTLQAKIYVRRARYRDSYSLFAEALTSFAQSDILEQARVRLWWGYSLLLDCKAKAAFEQLQKAIGLALTMDQLRVGLGPTVGETQQLLLHFRHHADTSPGVRDSIRALLEEKQSTLQTSRPSLQVFAFGPASLIVAGEYKHFLSMRGSVHKMPEFLLYLILEGRGEGCRWNDISVALWPDIEPEKASDSFHHVLKRLRSSIFGRSDYITVQNDIYRINSDYLEWCDALAFESLFQEASIAPPKEKLALQLELIDLYRGEFLASFELEEWGATYRTKYEIQFLQMINLTSEQLLEARDPRHALTVINKGLARDNFREDLHCNALRAYAQLGLYDDLKDYYREINKFFKEELGEPPAPETQQLYKQLLTAKINFT from the coding sequence ATGGCCTTAGAAGATCGAATTCGCCTCCCCGCCCTTAATTTAATTCATCGCCGGGCGCGCCTGTTAGATACGTTGGCCGGATTTATCGAGGCGCACTATCGCCTGATCACGGTTTACGCGCCCGGCGGTTACGGCAAATCTATTCTGCTGGCAGATTTTGCCCAAACCACGGACCTGCCGGTGTGCTGGTGCTCGCTGGAGCCGGCGGATCGTGACCCCACCTCTTTTTTAACACTCCTCGCTTATAGCATCACCGATCGTTTCCACGAAATTGAACCGGACAGATTGCTCAAGGTAGTGCAACAGGGTGACACCCAGGTTAGCATTCGCCATCTGGCCGACCTGTTGGCCAACGTTGGCCCGCACCTGATCATTATTGACGATTATCACAAAGCCGTGAGCGCCGGGATGACCCTGGCCCTTAATAGACTCTTGGAGCAGTTGCCCTCCACCAGCACCATGATCGTGGCCGCCCGGGGGGATATGGCCCTGGAAACAGGCCAGATCATTGATCTGCTCATAGCAGAACAGGCCACCGGCCTTTCTGAAGAAGAGTTGCGCTTTACCCCGGCAGAATTACAGCGGGTGATGCGCAAACGATTTGGCCGTCAAATTGATTTGGCCACAGCCGCGGAAATTGCCCAGGCCACCGATGGAAACATTGCTCAAATTTTGCTGACCGGCCATCTCATGCATGCCGATGAGTTACTTGGTCGGTTAGGGCAGCGTTTGGGCGATGACCGGGAAGTGATTTACGATTACCTGGCCACAGAAGTTTTTGACAAACAGCCGCCAGAACTGCAACGTTTTATGTTGCGTACGGCTATTTTACCTGAGATGACTGCGGAGTTATGCAATGAATTATTAGAAATAACCGACGCTCATACTTACCTGGAGCAGCTTATTCGCAGAGACTTATTTATTACCCAGGTAGGCGTGGGGTTTCGGTATCACGATCTTTTTGCCGAATTCCTGCAAACCAAGTTGGCCGAGGATGAACAACTTTATGGTCAGATTTCGGTAAAAGCGGGCCACCTTTTAACCGCCCGTTCTCGTTTTGAAGAGGCGGCAGCTCTCTACCTGTCGGTGCAAGCTTGGGATGAAACTGTAACCCTGCTAGAAAATCGAGGGGGATTCTTTTACGATACGGGTCGAGCTTTGACTCTGCACAACTGGCTGGCCCAGATTCCCAAACAGGAGCTAAACCAGCGTCCCCGGCTGCTGTTGCTGCAAGGCCGGGTACTGGCCAATGATTTGAGTAAGCCAGAAGCGGCGCAAACGCTTTTTAAGCAAGCGGCTCAACAATTTTCTCGGCAAGATGATTTGATTGGCGCCGCGGAGGCAGAAGTGTGGCAGTCGGTAAGTTTGAGGATGATGGGCCAAGCTGAAGAAAGTTTGGCTTTAGTTTCCAAAGGGTTAGCGCAATTGGACGCGCTGGATGCGGAAAAACGGGTAATTGCCTGGGCTACCAGATATCGAGGCATTGCCTATGGGGTTTCGGGCAAGGTCCCGGAGTCGATATCAGACTTGTACCAGGCGTTAGCCTTGTTTGAGCGTATTGGCGATACCTATAACATTGGGATATGTCATCATGACATAGGCATTTCTTTAGAACGGCAGGGACATGTAGATGGTGCCATTAACCACTTCAGGCAGGCTATTCAGATTTGGGAAACTTTAGGAAACGGCAATGATCTGGCTCGCTCTTTAAATAGTTTGGGTGTGTCTCTACAAATGCTTGGCCATTATGATGAGGCGCTTGAGCGATTTAATGAAAGTATAGAGATTGCCTTGCGGATTGGGGCCATAAGCCGGGCGGCGTATGCCCAGGCCAGTATCGGCGATGTTTATCTGGCCTGTCAGAAATATGAACTATCGGATGAGGCTTTCACCAAATCAACTGAACTGGCCCGGCAAGTAGGGGCGAAATCACTTGAGATTTATAATGTAGTCAAACAAGGCGAATGTCTTTTTCAACAACAGCAGCTTGATCAAGCCCTGTCCCTCTCTATTAGTGCGCAACATCACGCTGCGGAAAACGGTTTAAATTTTGAAAAAGGATTGGCCTGTACGCTTCAGGCCAAAATCTACGTTCGTCGGGCCAGATATCGAGATAGTTATAGTTTATTTGCAGAAGCCCTGACTTCTTTTGCCCAAAGTGACATCCTGGAACAAGCCAGGGTCAGGCTTTGGTGGGGTTATAGCCTGTTACTCGATTGTAAGGCTAAAGCCGCTTTTGAGCAGTTGCAAAAAGCCATTGGCCTGGCGCTGACCATGGATCAATTGCGGGTGGGGTTGGGGCCGACGGTAGGGGAAACTCAACAGTTATTATTGCATTTCCGGCACCACGCTGATACCTCGCCCGGAGTGCGCGACAGTATTAGAGCCTTGCTGGAAGAAAAGCAATCAACCCTGCAAACCTCACGGCCAAGCCTGCAAGTATTTGCTTTTGGCCCGGCTTCGTTAATTGTGGCTGGTGAATATAAGCACTTTCTCAGTATGCGCGGCAGTGTTCACAAAATGCCCGAATTTTTGCTCTATTTGATTTTGGAAGGCCGGGGAGAAGGTTGTCGCTGGAATGACATTAGCGTGGCGCTCTGGCCGGATATAGAACCGGAGAAAGCTTCGGATAGTTTTCACCACGTCCTGAAGCGTTTGAGAAGTAGTATTTTTGGAAGGTCAGATTACATCACCGTCCAAAACGATATTTACCGGATAAATAGCGATTATCTGGAATGGTGTGACGCTCTGGCCTTTGAGTCCCTTTTTCAAGAAGCGAGTATTGCCCCGCCTAAAGAGAAATTAGCCTTACAGTTGGAATTAATAGATCTGTATCGAGGTGAGTTCCTGGCCAGCTTTGAGCTGGAAGAGTGGGGCGCAACGTACCGTACAAAGTATGAAATTCAGTTTTTGCAAATGATCAACCTTACCAGCGAGCAATTACTCGAAGCTCGTGATCCCAGACATGCTCTGACCGTGATTAATAAAGGTCTGGCCCGGGATAATTTTCGGGAAGATTTACACTGTAACGCCTTGAGGGCCTACGCTCAGTTGGGCTTGTATGATGATTTAAAAGACTATTATCGCGAGATAAACAAATTTTTTAAAGAGGAACTGGGGGAACCGCCTGCGCCAGAAACCCAACAACTGTACAAACAACTGTTAACTGCAAAAATAAATTTTACATAA
- the acs gene encoding acetate--CoA ligase, whose protein sequence is MSNNETLEVTEAQIAVHWQEEEYFFPSTEFIAQANMTDKGIFDRFSLDNFPDCFKEYADLLTWYKYWEKTLDTSDAPCWKWFVGGKINVSYNCIDRHLDQYKNKAAFIYVPEPEEEAHQAITYQELYVRVNEMAALLRDFAGVKTGDRVTIHMPMVPELPITMLACARLGAIHSVVFGGFSGRACGERISDSGSKVLVTMDAYYRSGKLLEHKEKADEAVKVADDEGVTVEKVLVWQRYPGKSSTKTPMQEGRDFFVNDVLKQYWGQRVEPVQVPAEAPLFLMYTSGTTGRPKGCQHSTGGYLAYVAGTSKYVQDIHPEDVYWCMADIGWITGHSYIVYGPLALAATSVIFEGVPTYPDAGRAWRIAQQLDVNIFHTAPTTVRMLRKAGPDEPQKYDYHFKHMTTVGEPIEPAVWRWYYEVVGKGEAAIVDTWWQTETGGFLCSTIPALHGMKPGSAGPAVPGIHPIIYDEDGNEVPAGSNKAGNICIQNPWPGAFQTIWGDRDRYVRQYYERYCKDPNSKDWQDWPYLTGDAAMQAPDGYYRILGRIDDVINVAGHRLGTKEIESACLLVQEVAEASVVPMADEIRGKVPVIFVSLKPGFSPSEEIQKKVVLSVDDTIGKIARPAAVYIVHDMPKTRSGKIMRRVLAAITNRADVGDITTLANPEVVEEVKKMVQG, encoded by the coding sequence ATGAGTAACAATGAAACTTTAGAAGTTACCGAAGCGCAGATTGCCGTACACTGGCAAGAAGAGGAGTATTTCTTCCCCTCAACCGAATTCATTGCCCAGGCCAATATGACCGATAAGGGCATTTTTGACCGCTTTAGCCTGGACAACTTCCCCGATTGTTTTAAAGAATATGCCGACCTGTTGACCTGGTACAAGTATTGGGAAAAAACTCTTGATACCAGCGATGCGCCTTGCTGGAAATGGTTTGTGGGCGGCAAAATCAACGTTTCTTATAACTGTATTGACCGGCATCTGGACCAATACAAAAATAAGGCCGCTTTTATTTATGTGCCGGAACCGGAAGAAGAAGCCCATCAAGCTATCACGTATCAAGAGCTATACGTGCGCGTTAACGAGATGGCCGCCTTGCTGCGCGATTTTGCCGGAGTTAAAACCGGCGACCGCGTGACCATCCACATGCCCATGGTGCCCGAATTGCCCATTACCATGCTGGCCTGTGCCCGGTTGGGGGCTATTCATTCCGTGGTATTTGGCGGCTTCAGCGGCCGGGCCTGCGGCGAGCGCATTAGCGACTCCGGCAGCAAAGTATTGGTGACAATGGACGCCTATTACCGCAGCGGCAAGTTGTTAGAGCACAAAGAAAAGGCCGACGAGGCGGTAAAAGTGGCCGACGACGAAGGCGTTACCGTGGAAAAGGTGTTGGTGTGGCAACGCTATCCCGGTAAGTCGTCAACCAAAACGCCCATGCAAGAAGGCCGAGACTTCTTTGTTAACGACGTGCTCAAGCAGTATTGGGGCCAGCGGGTTGAGCCGGTGCAAGTGCCCGCCGAAGCTCCGCTCTTTTTGATGTATACCAGCGGCACCACCGGCCGGCCCAAGGGCTGCCAGCACAGCACCGGCGGCTATCTGGCCTATGTGGCCGGCACCTCAAAATACGTCCAAGATATTCACCCCGAAGACGTGTACTGGTGCATGGCCGACATCGGCTGGATTACGGGCCACTCCTACATTGTTTACGGTCCCCTGGCCCTGGCTGCCACCAGCGTTATATTTGAAGGCGTACCTACCTACCCCGACGCCGGCCGGGCCTGGCGCATTGCCCAGCAATTGGACGTCAACATCTTCCACACCGCGCCCACCACCGTGCGCATGCTGCGCAAGGCCGGTCCCGACGAGCCACAAAAGTATGATTACCACTTTAAGCACATGACCACCGTCGGCGAGCCGATTGAGCCGGCCGTGTGGCGTTGGTATTACGAGGTGGTGGGCAAGGGCGAGGCCGCCATTGTAGATACCTGGTGGCAAACCGAAACCGGCGGCTTCCTGTGCAGCACCATCCCGGCCCTACATGGCATGAAACCCGGCAGCGCCGGACCGGCTGTACCCGGCATCCATCCCATTATTTACGATGAAGACGGCAACGAGGTGCCCGCCGGTTCCAACAAGGCCGGCAACATCTGCATCCAGAACCCCTGGCCTGGCGCCTTCCAAACCATCTGGGGCGACCGCGATCGCTATGTTCGGCAGTATTACGAGCGCTACTGCAAGGATCCCAATAGCAAAGATTGGCAAGACTGGCCGTACCTCACCGGCGACGCCGCTATGCAAGCCCCCGATGGCTACTACCGCATTCTGGGCCGCATTGACGACGTGATCAATGTGGCCGGGCACCGCCTGGGCACCAAAGAGATCGAATCAGCCTGCCTGCTGGTGCAAGAGGTGGCTGAGGCTTCGGTAGTGCCGATGGCCGATGAAATCCGGGGCAAGGTGCCGGTGATCTTCGTGTCGCTCAAGCCCGGCTTTTCGCCCAGCGAAGAAATTCAGAAAAAGGTGGTACTATCGGTGGACGACACCATCGGCAAAATCGCCCGGCCGGCGGCAGTATACATTGTGCACGATATGCCCAAAACCCGTTCCGGTAAAATTATGCGCCGCGTGCTGGCCGCCATCACCAACCGGGCCGATGTAGGCGACATCACCACCCTGGCCAACCCCGAAGTTGTTGAAGAAGTGAAGAAGATGGTGCAAGGGTAA
- a CDS encoding NAAT family transporter yields MFQQIIWIDIFAAAVTLFFVMDPIGNIPVFHSILKEFPAKTRMKIIIRELLISLIILLIFLFTGTKILNFLGLTQPTLNIAGGILLFLIAIRMVFAMKALGVGQDHSDPFIVPLAIPLVAGPSTITILMLQATSAPERIFEWGLALLLAWSISTIILVASPVILKFLGRRGVRALERLMGMLLILIAVQMLLDGVAEYLQNYI; encoded by the coding sequence ATGTTTCAGCAAATAATCTGGATAGACATTTTTGCCGCCGCTGTGACTCTGTTTTTTGTTATGGACCCTATTGGCAATATCCCGGTATTTCATTCCATCTTAAAAGAGTTTCCCGCCAAAACCCGCATGAAAATTATCATCCGCGAGTTGCTGATTTCTCTAATTATCTTACTCATCTTTTTATTCACCGGCACCAAAATTTTAAATTTCCTGGGTTTAACGCAGCCCACGCTTAATATTGCCGGGGGAATTCTGCTGTTTCTCATCGCCATTAGAATGGTTTTTGCCATGAAGGCCTTGGGCGTTGGCCAGGACCATAGCGATCCCTTTATTGTGCCGTTGGCCATCCCCCTGGTGGCCGGGCCGTCCACCATCACCATTTTAATGTTGCAAGCCACTTCGGCGCCGGAACGTATTTTTGAGTGGGGGTTAGCCCTTTTATTGGCCTGGAGTATATCCACCATCATCCTGGTTGCTTCGCCGGTTATTCTCAAATTTTTGGGACGCAGGGGGGTGAGAGCCTTAGAACGTTTAATGGGCATGCTGCTCATCCTCATTGCCGTGCAAATGCTTTTGGATGGAGTGGCGGAATATTTGCAAAATTACATATAA